A window from Streptomyces subrutilus encodes these proteins:
- the fdxA gene encoding ferredoxin: protein MTYVIAEPCVDVKDKACIEECPVDCIYEGQRSLYIHPDECVDCGACEPVCPVEAIFYEDDTPEEWKDYYKANVEFFDELGSPGGASKLGLIERDHPFVAGLPAGINGEH, encoded by the coding sequence GTGACCTACGTCATCGCGGAGCCTTGTGTCGACGTCAAGGACAAGGCATGCATCGAAGAGTGCCCCGTCGACTGCATCTACGAGGGCCAGCGGTCCTTGTACATCCACCCGGACGAGTGCGTCGACTGTGGTGCGTGTGAGCCGGTCTGCCCGGTCGAGGCCATCTTCTACGAGGACGACACCCCGGAGGAGTGGAAGGACTACTACAAGGCGAACGTCGAGTTCTTCGACGAGCTCGGTTCGCCCGGTGGTGCCTCCAAGCTCGGCCTGATCGAGCGCGACCACCCCTTCGTCGCGGGGCTTCCCGCCGGCATCAACGGCGAGCACTGA
- a CDS encoding GNAT family N-acetyltransferase produces MEITAGGLLEVRITPADVGKRVSVRRVEPGSGGSPGFTDTVGVLTSWYEGVLLITRKDGRTVRIAQSALVAGKVVPPAPARRRGPAASFEELARVTARAWQPLESEALGDWTLRATAGFTRRANSVLPLGDPGIPVEEALARVTSWYARRGLPAYVQAATGAAGTQELLCAELERLGWAAEVSAQVRIAALAPVGDVDAPAAGAVRLTRTPGEEWLGRYGKVGDPEPARRMLVAGPSVWFASLDGGRAVGRCVVDGRWAGFAAVAVDPAHRREGLATAVMAALARRALEEGASAAWLQVEADNAGARALYDGLGFATHHAYHHFRAAA; encoded by the coding sequence GTGGAAATCACTGCCGGCGGGCTGCTGGAGGTCCGTATCACCCCCGCTGACGTGGGTAAACGAGTCTCTGTACGACGGGTGGAGCCCGGGTCGGGCGGATCGCCCGGTTTCACGGACACGGTCGGCGTTCTCACATCCTGGTACGAGGGTGTGCTGCTGATCACACGAAAGGACGGCCGGACCGTCCGCATCGCGCAATCGGCGCTGGTCGCGGGCAAGGTCGTGCCCCCGGCACCGGCCCGCCGGCGGGGTCCCGCGGCCTCCTTCGAGGAGCTGGCGCGGGTCACCGCGCGGGCCTGGCAACCGCTGGAGAGCGAGGCGCTGGGCGACTGGACGCTGCGGGCGACCGCCGGTTTCACCCGCCGGGCCAACTCGGTGCTGCCGCTCGGCGACCCCGGGATACCGGTGGAGGAAGCACTCGCGCGGGTGACGTCCTGGTACGCGCGCCGGGGCCTGCCGGCCTACGTGCAGGCCGCGACGGGCGCCGCCGGCACGCAGGAGCTCCTCTGCGCGGAGCTGGAGCGGCTGGGCTGGGCCGCGGAGGTCTCGGCGCAGGTGCGGATCGCCGCGCTGGCCCCGGTGGGCGACGTGGACGCCCCGGCGGCCGGGGCCGTACGGCTGACGCGCACCCCGGGCGAGGAGTGGCTCGGGCGCTACGGGAAGGTCGGCGATCCGGAGCCGGCCCGGCGGATGCTGGTGGCGGGGCCGTCGGTGTGGTTCGCGTCGCTGGACGGGGGCCGGGCCGTCGGCCGGTGCGTGGTGGACGGCCGGTGGGCCGGCTTCGCGGCGGTGGCGGTCGATCCGGCGCACCGGCGGGAGGGCCTGGCGACGGCGGTGATGGCGGCGCTGGCGCGCCGGGCGCTGGAGGAGGGCGCGTCGGCGGCCTGGCTCCAGGTGGAGGCGGACAACGCGGGGGCGCGGGCGCTGTACGACGGACTGGGCTTCGCCACGCACCACGCCTACCACCACTTCCGGGCGGCGGCGTGA
- a CDS encoding transglutaminase-like domain-containing protein, translating to MISAGRERFAAEARSERPDLALLCLLLAAEGDPELDERALDWAQIELDRLAGMLPYGLRGGRAWASAVTELLGGRLGFHGTPADYDRLSSSLLHEVLRRRRGLPILLSVVWLEVARRAGAPVYGLGLPGHFVVGFGDPEEGVVVDPFAGGASLGAGPAELAQGPRTPARTLDVVLRILNNIRAWASTRPEQSGVALWALELSLLLPSHPASLRYERARLLVERGSFREGAAELDAYATVVDAIDTGAAGRIRAEAASARALLN from the coding sequence GTGATCTCCGCGGGGCGGGAGCGGTTCGCGGCGGAGGCGCGCTCGGAGCGGCCGGACCTGGCGCTGCTGTGCCTGCTGCTGGCCGCGGAGGGCGATCCGGAGCTGGACGAACGGGCCCTGGACTGGGCGCAGATCGAGTTGGACCGGCTGGCCGGGATGCTGCCGTACGGGCTGCGCGGCGGCCGTGCCTGGGCCTCGGCGGTCACGGAGCTGCTCGGCGGCCGGCTCGGCTTCCACGGCACCCCGGCCGACTACGACCGGCTGTCGTCCTCGCTGCTGCACGAGGTGCTGAGGCGGCGCAGGGGGCTGCCGATCCTGCTGTCGGTGGTGTGGCTGGAGGTGGCGCGGCGGGCCGGGGCGCCGGTGTACGGGCTCGGGCTGCCGGGCCACTTCGTGGTGGGCTTCGGCGATCCGGAGGAGGGCGTGGTGGTAGACCCGTTCGCGGGCGGGGCCTCGCTGGGCGCGGGGCCGGCGGAGCTGGCGCAGGGCCCCCGGACGCCCGCGCGGACCCTGGACGTCGTCCTGCGCATCCTGAACAACATCCGGGCGTGGGCCTCGACGCGTCCGGAGCAGTCCGGGGTGGCGCTGTGGGCGCTGGAGCTGTCGCTGCTGCTGCCGTCGCACCCGGCGTCGCTGCGCTACGAGCGGGCGCGGCTGCTGGTGGAGCGGGGCTCCTTCCGCGAGGGTGCGGCGGAACTGGACGCGTACGCGACGGTGGTGGACGCGATCGACACCGGCGCGGCGGGCCGCATCCGCGCGGAGGCCGCCTCCGCCCGGGCCCTGCTGAACTGA
- a CDS encoding DUF6113 family protein has translation MSTALNPARIAGCLGLLVLGAVTGAAGWLVVDLWFPGGLLLGLLALFGLFLGGRLALGTGPGVGGAAAGWFLAYVVLSIPRPEGDFLLGSSGIGMYAYLLGGTVLAVMCATMRGPLQRPVSDARTAK, from the coding sequence GTGAGCACCGCACTGAACCCGGCGCGGATCGCCGGCTGCCTCGGCCTGCTGGTGCTCGGCGCGGTGACCGGGGCGGCGGGCTGGCTCGTGGTGGACCTCTGGTTCCCCGGCGGGCTGCTGCTCGGCCTGCTCGCCCTCTTCGGGCTGTTCCTCGGCGGACGGCTCGCCCTCGGGACGGGCCCGGGCGTGGGCGGCGCGGCGGCGGGCTGGTTCCTCGCCTACGTGGTGCTCAGCATCCCGCGCCCCGAAGGGGACTTCCTGCTGGGTTCGTCCGGAATCGGCATGTACGCCTACCTTTTGGGCGGCACCGTGCTCGCTGTGATGTGCGCCACGATGCGCGGTCCGCTCCAACGGCCGGTTTCGGACGCCCGCACCGCCAAGTGA
- the mshB gene encoding N-acetyl-1-D-myo-inositol-2-amino-2-deoxy-alpha-D-glucopyranoside deacetylase — MNGLPARRLLLVHAHPDDESINNGVTMAKYAAEGAHVTLVTCTLGEEGEVIPPGLAHLAADRDDALGPHRVGELAAAMAELGVTDHRFLGGAGRFRDSGMMGAPQNTRPGAFWSADVDEAAGHLVEVIREVRPQVLVTYDPDGGYGHPDHIQAHRVATRAAELAADPGHRPGAGEPHRIAKTYWNRVPLSVAEEGFARLRASGAGPFPGTASPQDVPGVVDDGRITAEIGGEEAHAAAKTAAMRAHATQIAVDGPFFALSNDLGQPLFVREYYELVAGRPGAPAGERERDLFAGVDA, encoded by the coding sequence ATGAACGGTCTTCCCGCCCGTCGTCTGCTGCTCGTGCACGCGCACCCCGACGACGAGTCGATCAACAACGGCGTCACCATGGCCAAGTACGCGGCCGAGGGGGCCCACGTCACCCTGGTGACCTGCACCCTCGGCGAAGAGGGCGAGGTCATCCCGCCCGGCCTCGCCCACCTGGCCGCCGACCGCGACGACGCCCTGGGACCCCACCGCGTCGGCGAACTCGCCGCCGCCATGGCCGAACTGGGCGTCACCGACCACCGGTTCCTCGGCGGCGCCGGCCGCTTCCGCGACTCCGGGATGATGGGCGCGCCCCAGAACACCCGCCCCGGAGCCTTCTGGTCCGCCGACGTGGACGAGGCCGCCGGACACCTCGTCGAGGTGATCAGGGAGGTGCGGCCGCAGGTGCTCGTCACCTACGACCCCGACGGCGGCTACGGCCACCCCGACCACATCCAGGCCCACCGCGTCGCGACCCGCGCCGCCGAACTGGCCGCCGACCCCGGCCACCGCCCCGGGGCCGGAGAGCCGCACCGCATCGCGAAGACCTACTGGAACCGGGTGCCGCTCTCGGTGGCCGAGGAGGGCTTCGCCCGGCTGCGGGCGAGCGGCGCGGGACCCTTCCCCGGCACGGCCTCGCCACAGGACGTGCCCGGCGTCGTCGACGACGGGCGGATCACCGCCGAGATCGGCGGGGAGGAGGCCCACGCGGCCGCCAAGACCGCCGCCATGCGGGCGCACGCCACCCAGATCGCCGTGGACGGGCCCTTCTTCGCCCTCTCCAACGACCTCGGGCAGCCGCTCTTCGTCCGCGAGTACTACGAACTCGTCGCGGGCCGGCCGGGCGCCCCCGCCGGCGAACGCGAACGCGACCTCTTCGCGGGGGTGGACGCGTGA
- a CDS encoding ABC transporter ATP-binding protein — translation MAEPLLEVTGLVKHYPLTQGIVFRKQIGAVKAVDGVSFTLAAGETLGIVGESGCGKSTVAKMLVNLERPTSGAISYKGEDITKLSGRALKAVRRNIQMVFQDPYTSLNPRMTVGDIIGEPYEIHPEVAPKGDRRRKVQDLLDVVGLNPEYINRYPHQFSGGQRQRIGIARGLALRPEVIVADEPVSALDVSVQAQVINLMGRLQHEFGLSYVFIAHDLSIVRHISDRVGVMYLGRVVEIGTDEQIYDHPTHPYTQALLSAVPVPDPEARAHRDRIILSGDVPSPANPPSGCRFRTRCWKAQPRCASEEPLLAVPAVFPDGPAAHPSACHFAAERRVLPPPPEEAGP, via the coding sequence ATGGCTGAGCCCCTCCTCGAAGTGACCGGCCTGGTGAAGCACTACCCGCTGACCCAGGGCATCGTCTTCCGCAAGCAGATCGGCGCCGTCAAGGCCGTCGACGGGGTCTCCTTCACGCTGGCGGCCGGCGAGACCCTGGGCATCGTGGGGGAGTCCGGCTGCGGGAAGTCCACCGTCGCCAAGATGCTCGTCAACCTGGAGCGGCCGACCTCGGGCGCGATCTCGTACAAGGGCGAGGACATCACCAAGCTGTCCGGCCGCGCCCTGAAGGCCGTCCGCCGCAACATCCAGATGGTCTTCCAGGACCCGTACACCTCGCTGAACCCGCGCATGACGGTCGGCGACATCATCGGCGAGCCCTACGAGATCCATCCCGAGGTGGCCCCCAAGGGCGACCGGCGGCGCAAGGTCCAGGACCTGCTCGACGTGGTCGGCCTCAACCCCGAGTACATCAACCGCTACCCGCACCAGTTCTCCGGCGGCCAGCGCCAGCGCATCGGCATCGCCCGCGGCCTGGCCCTGCGGCCCGAGGTCATCGTCGCCGACGAACCGGTCTCCGCCCTCGACGTCTCCGTGCAGGCGCAGGTCATCAACCTGATGGGCCGGCTCCAGCACGAGTTCGGCCTCTCCTACGTGTTCATCGCGCACGACCTGTCCATCGTCCGGCACATCTCCGACCGGGTCGGCGTGATGTACCTGGGCCGGGTCGTGGAGATCGGCACCGACGAGCAGATCTACGACCACCCCACCCACCCGTACACCCAGGCCCTGCTGTCGGCCGTCCCCGTCCCGGACCCCGAGGCCCGCGCCCACCGCGACCGGATCATCCTCAGCGGCGACGTCCCGTCCCCGGCCAACCCGCCCTCCGGCTGCCGCTTCCGCACCCGCTGCTGGAAGGCCCAGCCGCGCTGCGCCTCCGAGGAGCCGCTGCTCGCCGTCCCGGCGGTCTTCCCCGATGGCCCGGCCGCCCACCCGTCTGCCTGCCACTTCGCGGCCGAGCGCCGGGTGCTCCCCCCGCCGCCGGAGGAAGCGGGGCCCTAG
- a CDS encoding ABC transporter ATP-binding protein, with product MLLEVRDLHVEFTTRDGVAKAVNGVDYSVDEGETLAVLGESGSGKSVTAQAVMGILDVPPGRIAGGEILFKGKDLLKMKEEERRKIRGAEMAMIFQDALSSLNPVLSVGAQLGEMFEVHRGMSRKDSRARAVELMDRVRIPAAKERVGDYPHQFSGGMRQRIMIAMALALEPSLIIADEPTTALDVTVQAQVMDLLAELQRELNMGLILITHDLGVVADVADKIAVMYAGRIVEAAPVHEIYRAPAHPYTRGLLDSIPRLDQKGQELYAIKGLPPNLLAIPPGCAFNPRCPMARAVCRAEVPPLAPVAPERSSACFFWTECLHG from the coding sequence ATGCTGCTCGAAGTCCGCGACCTGCACGTGGAATTCACGACGCGCGACGGAGTGGCCAAAGCGGTCAACGGCGTCGACTACTCGGTGGACGAGGGCGAGACCCTCGCCGTGCTCGGCGAGTCCGGCTCGGGCAAGTCGGTCACCGCGCAGGCCGTGATGGGCATCCTCGACGTGCCGCCCGGCCGCATCGCGGGCGGCGAGATCCTCTTCAAGGGCAAGGACCTCCTGAAGATGAAGGAGGAGGAGCGCCGGAAGATCCGCGGCGCCGAGATGGCCATGATCTTCCAGGACGCCCTGTCCTCCCTCAACCCCGTGCTGAGCGTGGGCGCCCAGCTCGGCGAGATGTTCGAGGTCCACCGCGGCATGTCCCGCAAGGACTCCCGCGCCAGGGCCGTCGAGCTGATGGACCGGGTCAGGATCCCGGCCGCGAAGGAGCGGGTGGGCGACTACCCGCACCAGTTCTCGGGCGGCATGCGCCAGCGCATCATGATCGCCATGGCGCTGGCCCTGGAACCCTCGCTGATCATCGCCGACGAGCCGACCACGGCCCTCGACGTGACGGTCCAGGCCCAGGTCATGGACCTGCTGGCCGAGCTCCAGCGCGAGCTGAACATGGGCCTGATCCTGATCACCCACGACCTCGGCGTCGTCGCCGACGTCGCGGACAAGATCGCGGTCATGTACGCCGGCCGGATCGTCGAGGCCGCTCCCGTCCACGAGATCTACCGGGCGCCCGCCCACCCGTACACCCGCGGCCTGCTGGACTCCATCCCGCGCCTCGACCAGAAGGGCCAGGAGCTGTACGCCATCAAGGGCCTGCCGCCCAACCTGCTGGCCATCCCGCCCGGCTGCGCCTTCAACCCCCGCTGCCCGATGGCCCGGGCCGTCTGCCGGGCCGAGGTGCCCCCGCTGGCCCCCGTCGCCCCGGAGCGCTCCAGTGCCTGCTTCTTCTGGACGGAGTGCCTCCATGGCTGA
- a CDS encoding ABC transporter permease, producing the protein MPEPEREDHGAYDPVGPRPREAISPTGQGGAMDLALEEAESLDKGPGPGPAAGTGAQQKARSLWSDAWHQLRRNPVFLISSLVILFLVVISIWPQLIASGDPLQCDLSKSQDGSSPGHPFGYDTQGCDVYTRTVYGARASITVGICATLGAALLGSALGGLAGFFGSWGDALLSRVADIFFGIPVILGGLVFLSVVTSDTVWPVVGFIVLLGWPQVARIARGSVITAKQHDYVQAARALGAGNGRLLLRHVAPNAVAPVIVVATIALGTYIALEATLSFLGVGLRPPTVSWGIDISNAASQIRNAPHMLLYPAGALSLTVLAFIMLGDAVRDALDPKLR; encoded by the coding sequence ATGCCTGAGCCCGAGCGCGAGGACCACGGCGCCTACGACCCGGTCGGCCCCCGGCCCCGCGAGGCGATCTCCCCGACCGGACAGGGCGGCGCGATGGACCTGGCCCTGGAAGAGGCCGAAAGCCTGGACAAGGGCCCGGGCCCGGGGCCGGCGGCCGGCACCGGAGCGCAGCAGAAGGCCCGCTCCCTGTGGTCCGACGCCTGGCACCAACTGCGCCGCAACCCCGTCTTCCTCATCTCCTCCCTGGTGATCCTCTTCCTGGTCGTCATCTCCATCTGGCCCCAGCTCATCGCGAGCGGCGACCCGCTCCAGTGCGACCTGTCCAAGTCCCAGGACGGCTCGTCGCCCGGACACCCCTTCGGCTACGACACCCAGGGCTGCGACGTGTACACCCGTACCGTCTACGGCGCGCGCGCCTCCATCACCGTCGGCATCTGCGCCACCCTCGGGGCCGCCCTGCTCGGCTCGGCGCTCGGCGGGCTCGCCGGGTTCTTCGGCAGCTGGGGGGACGCGCTGCTGTCCCGGGTCGCGGACATCTTCTTCGGCATCCCCGTCATCCTCGGCGGCCTGGTCTTCCTGTCCGTCGTCACCAGCGACACCGTCTGGCCCGTCGTCGGCTTCATCGTGCTGCTCGGCTGGCCGCAGGTCGCCCGCATCGCCCGCGGTTCGGTCATCACCGCCAAACAGCACGACTACGTCCAGGCCGCCCGCGCCCTGGGCGCCGGCAACGGCCGCCTGCTGCTGCGGCACGTCGCGCCCAACGCCGTCGCCCCCGTCATCGTCGTGGCCACCATCGCCCTGGGCACGTACATCGCCCTGGAGGCCACCCTGTCCTTCCTCGGCGTCGGCCTGCGCCCGCCCACCGTCTCCTGGGGCATCGACATCTCCAACGCCGCCTCGCAGATCCGCAACGCCCCGCACATGCTGCTCTACCCGGCCGGTGCGCTCAGCCTGACCGTGCTCGCCTTCATCATGCTCGGCGACGCGGTGCGCGACGCCCTCGACCCCAAGCTGCGCTGA
- a CDS encoding ABC transporter permease, with the protein MGRYVIRRLLQMIPVFIGSTFLIFFMVYALGDPVAALFGDKAPDPATAARIRKDLYLDQPLWKQYLHYMGQIFQGDFGTAFNGQSVTSLMASAFPVTLRLTAIAIVIEIVVGITLGVVSGLRRGKAVDSGVLVLTLIVISVPTFVTGYLLQYLFGVKWGWVRPTVSPEAPFDELILPGIVLALVSLAYVTRLSRTSIAENVRADYVRTAVAKGLPRRRVTTRHLLRNSLIPVVTFIGTDIGALMGGAIVTERIFNIHGVGYQLYQGILRNNAPTVVGFVTILVIVFLLANLLVDLLYAVLDPRIRYA; encoded by the coding sequence ATGGGACGTTATGTGATCCGGCGGCTGCTCCAGATGATCCCGGTGTTCATCGGCAGCACGTTCCTGATCTTCTTCATGGTGTACGCACTCGGCGACCCGGTCGCGGCCCTCTTCGGAGACAAGGCCCCCGACCCCGCCACCGCCGCGCGCATCCGCAAGGACCTGTACCTCGACCAGCCCCTGTGGAAGCAGTACCTGCACTACATGGGCCAGATCTTCCAGGGCGACTTCGGCACCGCCTTCAACGGCCAGAGCGTCACCTCGCTGATGGCCTCGGCCTTCCCCGTCACCCTGCGGCTGACGGCCATCGCGATCGTCATCGAGATCGTCGTCGGCATCACCCTCGGCGTCGTCAGCGGGCTGCGCCGCGGCAAGGCCGTCGACAGCGGCGTGCTGGTCCTCACCCTGATCGTCATCTCGGTGCCGACCTTCGTGACCGGCTACCTGCTCCAGTACCTCTTCGGCGTCAAATGGGGCTGGGTCCGCCCCACCGTCTCCCCGGAGGCCCCCTTCGACGAGCTGATCCTCCCCGGCATCGTGCTGGCCCTGGTCTCGCTCGCCTACGTCACCCGGCTCTCGCGCACCTCGATCGCCGAGAACGTCAGGGCGGACTACGTGCGCACGGCCGTGGCCAAGGGCCTGCCGCGCCGCCGGGTCACCACCCGCCACCTGCTGCGCAACTCCCTGATCCCCGTGGTCACCTTCATCGGCACCGACATCGGCGCCCTGATGGGCGGGGCCATCGTCACCGAGCGCATCTTCAACATCCACGGCGTCGGCTACCAGCTGTACCAGGGCATCCTGCGCAACAACGCCCCCACCGTCGTCGGCTTCGTCACCATCCTCGTCATCGTCTTCCTGCTGGCGAACCTGCTCGTCGACCTGCTCTACGCGGTCCTGGACCCGAGGATCCGTTATGCCTGA
- a CDS encoding peptide ABC transporter substrate-binding protein, producing MRGATHAKWAACAMAVALAATACGGGDGGGGGGEGAGVISSSWGDPQNPLEPANTNEVQGGKVLDMLFRGLKRYDPKTGAANNMLAEKIETTDSQNFTITLKDGWKFSNDEPVTAQSFVDAWNYGADVRNKQNNAPFFSDIVGYDALHPKTGDPRTKTMSGLVVKDAKTFTVALKGKFSTWPETLGYQAFSPLPKSFFTDHSGWLNKPVGNGPYTVDSYTKGTGMKLRKWDGYPGADKAQNGGVDLKVYTDNNTAYTDLISGNLDLVDDVPAQQLKNVQNDLGDRYINQPALIIQTLTFPLYDPQWSKAGMEKVRQGISRAINRDEITKQIFRDTRTPAKDWTSPALGDKGGFSATVCGEACAFDPAEAKKLVQEGGGLPGGKVTLTSNVDTGSHREWMDAVCNSVNNALGEGPVCTVNPIGTFADFRNQQSAFKLTGPFRSGWQADYPLIQNFLEPLYYTGASSNYGKFSNPEFDKLVDQANQESDAAKATATFRDAEKILAEQMPSIPLWYQNGSAGYSERLTDVALNQFSVPVYDQIKVS from the coding sequence ATGCGCGGAGCCACCCACGCCAAGTGGGCCGCATGTGCGATGGCCGTCGCCCTCGCGGCGACGGCCTGCGGCGGCGGCGACGGCGGCGGAGGCGGCGGCGAGGGCGCGGGCGTCATCAGCTCCTCGTGGGGCGACCCGCAGAACCCGCTGGAGCCGGCCAACACCAACGAGGTGCAGGGCGGCAAGGTCCTCGACATGCTCTTCCGCGGTCTGAAGCGCTACGACCCGAAGACCGGCGCGGCGAACAACATGCTCGCCGAGAAGATCGAGACGACGGACAGCCAGAACTTCACGATCACGCTGAAGGACGGCTGGAAGTTCAGCAACGACGAGCCCGTCACCGCCCAGTCCTTCGTGGACGCCTGGAACTACGGGGCGGACGTCCGCAACAAGCAGAACAACGCGCCGTTCTTCTCGGACATCGTCGGCTACGACGCCCTGCACCCCAAGACCGGCGACCCCAGGACGAAGACGATGAGCGGCCTGGTCGTCAAGGACGCCAAGACCTTCACGGTGGCCCTCAAGGGGAAGTTCTCCACCTGGCCCGAGACCCTCGGCTACCAGGCCTTCTCCCCCCTGCCCAAGAGCTTCTTCACCGACCACTCCGGCTGGCTGAACAAGCCCGTCGGCAACGGCCCGTACACGGTGGACTCCTACACCAAGGGCACCGGGATGAAGCTGCGCAAGTGGGACGGGTACCCCGGCGCGGACAAGGCGCAGAACGGCGGCGTGGACCTCAAGGTCTACACCGACAACAACACCGCCTACACCGACCTGATCTCCGGCAACCTCGACCTCGTCGACGACGTGCCGGCGCAGCAGCTGAAGAACGTCCAGAACGACCTCGGCGACCGCTACATCAACCAGCCGGCCCTGATCATCCAGACCCTCACCTTCCCGCTCTACGACCCGCAGTGGAGCAAGGCGGGCATGGAGAAGGTCCGCCAGGGCATCTCGCGCGCCATCAACCGCGACGAGATCACCAAGCAGATCTTCCGCGACACCCGCACCCCCGCCAAGGACTGGACCTCGCCCGCCCTCGGCGACAAGGGCGGCTTCTCCGCCACCGTCTGCGGCGAGGCCTGCGCCTTCGACCCGGCCGAGGCCAAGAAGCTGGTCCAGGAGGGCGGCGGACTGCCCGGCGGCAAGGTCACCCTGACCTCCAACGTGGACACCGGCTCGCACCGCGAGTGGATGGACGCCGTCTGCAACAGCGTCAACAACGCCCTCGGCGAGGGCCCGGTCTGCACGGTCAACCCCATCGGCACCTTCGCCGACTTCCGCAACCAGCAGAGCGCCTTCAAGCTGACCGGCCCCTTCCGCTCCGGCTGGCAGGCCGACTACCCGCTGATCCAGAACTTCCTGGAGCCGCTGTACTACACGGGCGCCTCCTCGAACTACGGCAAGTTCAGCAACCCGGAGTTCGACAAGCTCGTCGACCAGGCCAACCAGGAGTCCGACGCGGCCAAGGCGACCGCGACCTTCCGCGACGCCGAGAAGATCCTCGCCGAGCAGATGCCGTCCATCCCGCTCTGGTACCAGAACGGCAGCGCCGGCTACTCCGAGCGGCTCACCGACGTGGCCCTCAACCAGTTCAGCGTCCCGGTCTACGACCAGATCAAGGTCAGCTGA
- a CDS encoding GNAT family N-acetyltransferase: protein MTAMLTVRPAGPGDASDICALLNAVDMIEIGRPETDLGTVEADLRHPDVDLATDTWLAFEGGRLIGYALVWADSGPGRVDGDHYVLPGRPAAARLLMERMEARARKLAAGAPGGTLRLQLNVVPILDPALLTGRGYRPVRRHQVMTRALSPTVDLPPAPPAGLVLRHCGGDEADRRRAHALVEETFAGHFGHVQRAYGPWLDHLDARALDWSLVWIASLPGEGDAAVLLTRDDRTSMAWVSHLGVRERLRGRGIGGFLLRHGFAVHAARGRDTVGLGVDTRNETGALALYEAHGMGLHYAVDTWELPLHPQG, encoded by the coding sequence ATGACCGCCATGCTGACCGTCCGGCCCGCCGGACCCGGGGACGCGTCCGACATCTGCGCCCTGCTCAACGCCGTCGACATGATCGAGATCGGCCGCCCGGAGACCGACCTCGGCACCGTCGAGGCCGATCTGCGCCACCCCGACGTCGACCTCGCCACCGACACCTGGCTCGCCTTCGAGGGGGGCCGGCTGATCGGGTACGCCCTGGTCTGGGCCGACTCCGGGCCCGGCCGCGTCGACGGGGACCACTACGTGCTGCCCGGCCGGCCCGCGGCCGCCCGGCTGCTGATGGAGCGCATGGAGGCGCGGGCCCGCAAGCTGGCCGCCGGGGCGCCGGGCGGCACGCTGCGGCTCCAGCTCAACGTGGTCCCCATCCTGGACCCGGCCCTCCTCACCGGGCGCGGCTACCGGCCCGTCCGCCGCCACCAGGTCATGACCCGCGCCCTGTCCCCGACCGTCGACCTGCCGCCCGCCCCGCCCGCCGGCCTCGTCCTGCGCCACTGCGGCGGCGACGAGGCCGACCGCCGCCGCGCCCACGCCCTGGTGGAGGAGACCTTCGCGGGGCACTTCGGGCACGTACAGCGCGCGTACGGGCCCTGGCTCGACCACCTGGACGCCCGGGCGCTCGACTGGTCCCTCGTGTGGATCGCGAGCCTGCCGGGGGAGGGGGACGCCGCCGTGCTGCTCACCCGGGACGACCGTACGAGCATGGCCTGGGTCAGCCACCTCGGCGTGCGGGAGCGGCTGCGCGGCCGCGGCATCGGGGGCTTCCTGCTCCGCCACGGTTTCGCCGTCCACGCGGCCCGCGGCCGGGACACGGTCGGCCTCGGCGTGGACACCCGCAACGAAACCGGCGCGCTGGCGCTCTACGAGGCGCACGGCATGGGCCTGCACTACGCGGTGGACACCTGGGAGCTGCCTTTGCACCCGCAGGGGTGA